From a region of the Corallococcus coralloides DSM 2259 genome:
- a CDS encoding D-alanine--D-alanine ligase family protein, giving the protein MHIILLHNRDHDLLEDDPGREAREDVVRVAESLAHALSRDGVVAEPLAIEGDRLDFVEALRFLQPDLVVNLCESLAADSRGEMAVPCLLDALGLPYTGSSALSLGLALHKPKAKDVLRAHGVSTPASFVVRKREDALAVDLPWPLIVKPAREDASVGMDFDSVVTERSALVRACESVLRTFHQPALVEQFIPGREVYVPLLGNSPRQALPLTEIHFGRAFDDRPNIVSYRAKWEAESPEYRDSPTGPCRLDAVQEARCIQTALEAFAALDCQDYGRVDLRVSPEGVPYVIDINPNCDLHPGAGFAKAAQAAGMDYAALASRIVEVALERAHGNPHTRKKGPGTARRVDPANRNLLAGGAGLRHRAG; this is encoded by the coding sequence ATGCACATCATCCTGCTGCACAATCGTGACCACGACCTCCTCGAGGACGACCCCGGGCGCGAAGCCCGCGAGGACGTGGTCCGGGTGGCCGAGAGCCTGGCCCACGCGCTCAGCCGGGACGGCGTGGTCGCCGAGCCGCTCGCCATCGAAGGAGACCGGCTGGACTTCGTGGAGGCCCTGCGCTTCCTCCAGCCCGACCTCGTGGTGAACCTCTGCGAGTCGCTGGCCGCCGACAGCCGCGGAGAGATGGCCGTCCCCTGCCTCCTGGACGCGCTCGGCCTGCCGTACACCGGCTCGTCCGCCCTGTCGCTGGGGCTGGCGCTGCACAAGCCCAAGGCCAAGGACGTGCTGCGCGCCCACGGCGTCTCCACTCCCGCATCCTTTGTCGTGCGCAAGCGCGAGGACGCACTGGCGGTGGACCTGCCGTGGCCGCTCATCGTGAAGCCCGCGCGCGAGGACGCCAGCGTGGGCATGGACTTCGACTCGGTGGTGACGGAGCGCTCGGCGCTCGTGCGGGCGTGCGAGTCCGTGCTGCGCACCTTCCATCAGCCCGCGCTGGTGGAGCAGTTCATCCCGGGACGCGAGGTCTACGTTCCGCTGTTGGGCAACAGCCCGCGACAGGCGCTGCCGCTCACGGAGATCCACTTCGGTCGCGCGTTCGACGACCGGCCGAACATCGTGTCGTACCGGGCCAAGTGGGAGGCGGAGTCACCGGAGTACCGGGACTCGCCCACGGGGCCCTGCCGGCTCGACGCAGTGCAGGAAGCGCGTTGCATCCAGACGGCGCTGGAAGCATTTGCAGCGCTGGATTGCCAGGACTATGGACGCGTGGACCTTCGGGTGTCGCCCGAGGGTGTGCCGTACGTCATCGACATCAACCCCAACTGCGACCTCCATCCGGGCGCGGGGTTCGCGAAGGCGGCGCAGGCCGCCGGCATGGACTACGCGGCCCTGGCCTCGCGCATCGTGGAGGTCGCTCTCGAAAGAGCCCATGGAAATCCGCACACTCGAAAGAAAGGACCGGGAACCGCTCGCCGCGTTGATCCGGCGAATCGAAACCTTCTCGCAGGAGGAGCAGGACTGCGCCATCGAGCTGGTTGA
- a CDS encoding GNAT family N-acetyltransferase, protein MIRRIETFSQEEQDCAIELVDTALTAGNRDYSILVADRGQDGGGLVGYCCYGPTPMTEHAFDLYWIASAPEVRGQGIGAQLISSMEGDLRRRRARLIRVETSATEAYGPTRGFYASMKYGEEARIRDFYKQGDDLIILTKRL, encoded by the coding sequence TTGATCCGGCGAATCGAAACCTTCTCGCAGGAGGAGCAGGACTGCGCCATCGAGCTGGTTGACACCGCGCTCACGGCGGGCAACCGGGACTACTCCATCCTCGTGGCGGACCGCGGTCAGGACGGCGGCGGGCTGGTGGGGTACTGCTGCTACGGCCCCACGCCGATGACGGAGCACGCGTTCGACCTGTACTGGATCGCCTCCGCGCCGGAGGTGCGGGGCCAGGGTATTGGCGCGCAGCTCATCTCCTCCATGGAGGGCGACCTGCGCCGCCGCCGCGCGCGGCTCATCCGCGTGGAGACGAGCGCCACGGAGGCCTACGGACCCACGCGCGGCTTCTACGCGTCCATGAAGTACGGTGAGGAGGCGCGCATCCGCGACTTCTACAAGCAGGGTGACGACCTCATCATCCTGACCAAGCGCCTGTAA
- a CDS encoding transglutaminase-like domain-containing protein codes for MRRTRLGLLSLLALLTGAPSPAWAQAPAALKNQAKAAAAKAQAKTSQAPQAQELSDALKAPRPKGGEYFGLYLMDKKVGWFFTDLTVLPGNKAQSINELIFKAQVGTRVSERVHREVRVYEAKPGGKLLSFTVTQKGDGGDNELVGTVTGDSLRVVRKRPGQPDEVLKPMPLPKETIEDADQARVALLRGQKVEGSTLDGTDLETYRTVTTVEAPEEQMLGGVKVKLSRVSTLSEKEKVPVAAFLTTDGKMVRVDFGQTMQARAESESVAKRMDLVEVFGLTRVVLPKPLPAKAREVPGQVKLVMKNLPEKFQQDTYRQKYQRLPDGRVEVTLLAAPPSPKGRVARPVADPDGGENLKSTLAVEADAPAIKAQAKSIIREEKDAYTAARMLSAWVYSNLQKDYGASADRATDVLRQKKGDCTEHSLLTVAMLRASGIPARRVDGVIYMVNSDGVPALYWHEWVEAFVGEWTQLDPTFNQPVADATHFYVGYEGNAEITPLIGSLQVTDVK; via the coding sequence ATGCGACGCACCCGTCTGGGATTGTTGAGCCTGCTCGCCCTGCTGACAGGGGCGCCCTCCCCCGCCTGGGCCCAGGCCCCTGCCGCGCTGAAGAACCAGGCGAAGGCCGCGGCGGCCAAGGCCCAGGCGAAGACCTCCCAGGCCCCGCAGGCCCAGGAGCTCTCCGACGCGCTGAAGGCCCCGCGCCCCAAGGGCGGCGAGTACTTCGGCCTGTACCTGATGGACAAGAAGGTGGGCTGGTTCTTCACGGACCTGACGGTGCTGCCGGGCAACAAGGCCCAGAGCATCAACGAGCTCATCTTCAAGGCGCAGGTGGGCACGCGCGTGTCGGAGCGCGTGCACCGCGAGGTGCGCGTCTACGAAGCGAAGCCGGGCGGCAAGCTGCTGTCCTTCACCGTCACGCAGAAGGGCGACGGCGGGGACAACGAGCTGGTGGGCACCGTGACGGGGGATTCCCTGCGCGTGGTGCGCAAGCGCCCGGGCCAGCCGGATGAAGTGCTCAAGCCCATGCCGCTGCCCAAGGAGACGATTGAGGACGCGGACCAGGCGCGCGTGGCGCTGCTTCGAGGCCAGAAGGTGGAGGGCTCGACGCTGGACGGCACGGACCTGGAGACCTACCGCACCGTCACCACGGTGGAGGCGCCCGAGGAGCAGATGCTGGGCGGCGTGAAGGTGAAGCTGTCGCGGGTGAGCACGCTGTCGGAGAAGGAGAAGGTCCCGGTGGCGGCCTTCCTGACGACGGACGGCAAGATGGTGCGGGTGGACTTCGGCCAGACGATGCAGGCGCGGGCCGAGTCCGAGTCGGTGGCGAAGCGGATGGACCTGGTGGAGGTCTTCGGCCTCACGCGCGTGGTGCTGCCCAAGCCGCTGCCCGCGAAGGCGCGCGAGGTGCCCGGCCAGGTGAAGCTGGTGATGAAGAACCTGCCGGAGAAGTTCCAGCAGGACACGTACCGGCAGAAGTACCAGCGGCTGCCGGATGGCCGCGTGGAGGTGACGCTGCTGGCGGCGCCGCCTTCGCCCAAGGGCCGCGTGGCCCGGCCGGTGGCGGACCCGGACGGTGGGGAGAACCTCAAGTCCACGCTCGCGGTGGAGGCGGACGCGCCGGCCATCAAGGCGCAGGCCAAGAGCATCATCCGCGAGGAGAAGGACGCGTACACGGCGGCGCGGATGCTGTCCGCGTGGGTGTACAGCAACCTGCAGAAGGACTACGGCGCCAGCGCGGACCGGGCCACGGACGTGCTGCGCCAGAAGAAGGGCGACTGCACGGAGCACTCGCTGCTCACGGTGGCGATGCTGCGCGCATCCGGCATCCCCGCGCGCCGCGTGGACGGCGTCATCTACATGGTGAACTCCGACGGCGTGCCCGCGCTGTACTGGCACGAGTGGGTGGAGGCCTTCGTGGGCGAGTGGACCCAGTTGGATCCCACGTTCAACCAGCCCGTCGCGGACGCCACGCACTTCTACGTGGGCTACGAGGGGAACGCGGAGATCACGCCCCTCATCGGTTCGCTCCAGGTCACGGACGTGAAGTAG